A single region of the Bacillus cereus genome encodes:
- a CDS encoding nucleoside-diphosphate sugar epimerase → MHYRQSNLLQKMIEPTILFIALFFLSILTDFLTPTYEYFLLLFITLIVSSRYGISIALFAFLEAMIYIFVSGICKGNDILLYFYSLDYWISWIFLLVISLCCGLMSTAQKERYEDVHMINNELKAENKELKYVVKQLDETRITLRSRVLESNNHLSKMYHMFKALNHTHPEIVLDEGMNVLKMYFGAKKIGIYHVDNNKQSLRIKLRAETGKNTLSQSIFVKSASLVIKNALAHNRPFFRTDEDSQDAPLLVGPVLFQDDVQYVIILDEIEFSKVTSEQFELFTWYLRWMGDRLQNASNLWLSSQEDRTFPKTSIYYEDEFEHLLKIEKKRYETLSYPYSYFEFNAPQDSLEMINSILKDHLRNIDILGYNTTAQKIMILLPGTEEKYLLQVQTRIQNALSSKGVIF, encoded by the coding sequence ATGCACTATAGACAATCTAATTTATTACAAAAAATGATTGAACCTACGATTCTCTTTATTGCTCTATTTTTTCTCTCAATACTAACTGATTTTCTTACACCAACGTATGAATACTTCTTACTCTTATTTATTACATTAATTGTTTCTAGCCGGTATGGCATATCTATTGCCCTTTTCGCCTTTCTGGAAGCAATGATTTATATCTTTGTAAGCGGTATATGCAAAGGAAATGATATATTGCTGTACTTTTATTCATTAGATTACTGGATAAGTTGGATTTTCTTACTTGTTATTAGTTTATGTTGTGGACTAATGAGTACTGCACAAAAAGAACGTTATGAAGATGTACATATGATAAATAATGAGCTAAAAGCTGAAAATAAAGAATTAAAATATGTTGTGAAACAATTGGATGAAACACGTATTACACTACGTTCTCGTGTACTTGAATCAAATAACCACTTATCTAAAATGTATCATATGTTTAAAGCTTTAAATCATACACATCCTGAAATTGTACTCGATGAAGGAATGAATGTATTAAAAATGTATTTTGGGGCAAAAAAAATTGGTATCTATCACGTCGATAACAATAAACAGTCGCTTCGCATTAAATTAAGAGCAGAAACTGGTAAAAATACATTATCTCAATCCATTTTTGTTAAAAGCGCTTCGTTAGTCATCAAAAATGCGCTAGCGCATAATCGACCTTTTTTCCGTACAGACGAGGATTCTCAAGATGCTCCACTTTTAGTTGGTCCCGTCCTATTCCAAGATGATGTACAATACGTCATTATATTAGACGAAATCGAGTTTTCAAAAGTAACTTCCGAGCAATTTGAACTTTTCACATGGTATTTACGCTGGATGGGTGATCGTTTACAAAACGCTTCTAATCTTTGGCTATCAAGTCAAGAGGATCGCACATTCCCCAAAACAAGCATTTATTATGAAGATGAATTTGAACATTTACTAAAAATAGAAAAGAAACGGTACGAAACATTATCTTATCCATATTCCTATTTTGAGTTCAATGCTCCACAAGATTCTTTAGAAATGATAAATTCTATTTTAAAAGATCATTTACGTAATATCGATATATTAGGTTATAATACGACCGCGCAAAAAATTATGATTTTATTACCTGGCACTGAAGAAAAGTATTTATTACAAGTTCAAACTCGTATACAAAACGCCCTTTCTTCTAAAGGAGTGATATTCTAA
- a CDS encoding MFS transporter — MNITTDVQPTTEETKEKRYKTLFGSALGYAAEGLDMLLLSFVLVYILKEFHLSPVEGGNLTLATTIGMLIGSYLFGFIADLFGRIRTMAFTILLFSLATALIYFATDYWQLLILRFLVGMGVGGEFGIGMAIVTETWSKEMRAKATSVVALGWQFGVLVASLLPAFIVPHFGWRAVFLFGLIPALLAVYVRKSLSEPKIWEQKQRYKKELLQKEAEGHLTTAEAEQLKQMKKFPLRKLFANKKVTITTIGLIIMSFIQNFGYYGIFTWMPTILANKYNYTLAKASGWMFISTIGMLIGIATFGILADKIGRRKTFTIYYVGGTIYCLIYFFLFTDSTLLLWGSALLGFFANGMMGGFGAVLAENYPAEARSTAENFIFGTGRGLAGFGPVIIGLLAAGGNLMGALSLIFIIYPIGLVTMLLCVPETKDKVLE; from the coding sequence TGCTCTTATCTTTCGTACTCGTCTACATTTTAAAAGAATTTCATTTAAGCCCTGTTGAAGGTGGAAACTTAACATTAGCTACCACAATTGGAATGCTAATCGGGTCTTATTTATTTGGATTTATTGCTGATTTATTTGGGCGTATCCGTACGATGGCCTTCACAATCTTACTATTCTCACTAGCAACAGCACTTATTTATTTCGCAACAGATTATTGGCAATTATTAATTCTTCGCTTTTTAGTTGGAATGGGAGTTGGTGGTGAATTCGGGATTGGGATGGCCATCGTAACTGAAACATGGTCTAAAGAAATGCGAGCTAAGGCGACATCCGTTGTTGCACTTGGATGGCAATTTGGCGTACTAGTCGCTTCACTCCTTCCAGCATTTATCGTACCGCATTTCGGATGGAGAGCTGTTTTCTTATTTGGACTCATTCCCGCTCTACTAGCTGTCTATGTACGCAAAAGTTTAAGTGAACCGAAAATATGGGAACAAAAACAACGATACAAAAAAGAGTTGTTACAAAAAGAGGCTGAAGGTCATTTAACAACTGCTGAGGCAGAACAACTAAAACAAATGAAAAAGTTCCCACTTCGAAAGTTATTTGCAAATAAAAAAGTAACGATAACAACAATTGGTCTTATTATTATGTCATTCATACAGAACTTCGGATATTATGGAATTTTCACATGGATGCCAACTATTTTAGCAAATAAATATAACTACACATTAGCAAAAGCGAGCGGTTGGATGTTCATCTCTACGATTGGCATGCTAATTGGAATTGCAACTTTTGGTATTCTAGCCGATAAAATTGGTCGCCGTAAAACTTTTACAATCTATTATGTCGGTGGTACTATATACTGTCTCATTTACTTCTTCTTATTCACAGACTCAACATTATTGTTATGGGGAAGTGCATTGCTTGGATTCTTTGCCAATGGCATGATGGGAGGATTCGGAGCAGTTTTAGCTGAAAACTATCCTGCTGAAGCTCGCTCGACAGCAGAGAACTTTATTTTCGGAACAGGACGCGGTTTAGCTGGATTTGGGCCTGTTATTATCGGCTTACTTGCTGCAGGTGGAAATTTAATGGGAGCACTATCTCTCATCTTCATTATCTATCCAATCGGTTTAGTTACAATGCTACTATGTGTCCCAGAGACGAAAGATAAAGTATTAGAATAG
- a CDS encoding AmiS/UreI family transporter has protein sequence MGYVGLLLSGAALFLNSLVILGKAEMKSAGVFNLFVGALQIIIPFYLIMISDQSNWTVYSYAATFLFGLTYLYVGVTFIKGMDSSGLGWFCIWVAIIALFYMVVSFVQFHDVVNALTWFMWALLWYLFFVLNTQKKNINQYLGRIAFVQSWVTLTLPALFYFMGVWGEGFVYELWVYVSVISILYFCYCIFKYRVR, from the coding sequence ATGGGTTATGTAGGATTATTACTTTCAGGTGCAGCCTTATTTTTAAATAGCCTTGTCATACTAGGCAAAGCAGAGATGAAGAGTGCAGGTGTTTTTAATTTATTTGTGGGGGCATTACAAATTATCATTCCGTTTTATTTAATTATGATCTCTGATCAAAGTAATTGGACGGTATATTCATATGCAGCTACTTTTTTATTTGGTTTAACGTATTTGTACGTAGGGGTTACTTTTATTAAGGGTATGGATAGTAGCGGCCTAGGATGGTTTTGTATATGGGTAGCGATTATTGCGTTATTCTATATGGTTGTTTCGTTTGTTCAATTCCATGATGTTGTTAATGCGTTAACATGGTTTATGTGGGCATTACTTTGGTATTTATTCTTTGTATTAAATACACAAAAAAAGAATATCAATCAATATCTTGGAAGAATTGCTTTCGTACAATCATGGGTAACATTGACGTTGCCTGCACTCTTTTATTTTATGGGGGTGTGGGGAGAGGGATTCGTATATGAACTATGGGTTTATGTATCAGTAATTTCTATTTTATATTTCTGTTATTGTATCTTTAAATATCGAGTACGTTAA
- a CDS encoding tetratricopeptide repeat protein, with product MILLLLYFIYAILVFLLFRFTKGLIAEDKKGIIEFCLIISLFFPLIGLIVSVIMLLLNIRRSKTEWLQQYSDYVAFHVDNYEDILESAKQDMDLISFSSGLELDKPELHKQLIVQLSSSSISNEGGLLKEAINHKDPETVHYAATTINLLNERYEKQIEYLNKQFLQNQQNEIAKELVSNYLRYIDSGLLSNQQKEKIIAEFMNFITQSVELFPNEPLYPFHLGNLFLHTKQYAKSEEQFLNLIHFYPESYYGYVGLLELYYEQKLWDKLYDLINNLAAAKRIHILPRKYQLFVSQFGGAHIEKGD from the coding sequence ATGATTTTGCTCCTTCTCTATTTTATTTACGCTATTTTAGTTTTTCTTTTATTCCGATTTACAAAAGGTTTAATTGCTGAAGATAAAAAAGGGATTATTGAATTTTGCTTAATTATCTCGCTTTTTTTCCCGCTTATCGGACTTATTGTATCAGTAATCATGTTATTACTTAATATAAGACGATCAAAAACCGAGTGGTTACAGCAATACTCTGATTATGTTGCCTTTCACGTTGATAATTACGAAGATATTTTAGAATCAGCAAAACAAGATATGGACTTAATTTCATTTTCTTCTGGATTAGAACTAGATAAGCCTGAATTACATAAACAGCTCATTGTACAGTTAAGCTCCTCCTCTATCTCTAATGAAGGAGGCTTATTGAAAGAAGCCATTAACCATAAAGATCCTGAAACTGTACATTACGCAGCAACTACTATTAATTTACTAAATGAACGGTACGAAAAACAGATTGAATACTTAAATAAGCAATTTCTACAAAATCAACAAAATGAAATTGCAAAAGAGTTGGTTTCTAACTATTTAAGATATATAGACAGTGGTCTTCTTTCTAATCAGCAAAAAGAAAAAATAATCGCTGAATTTATGAATTTTATTACACAAAGTGTAGAACTATTCCCTAACGAACCTCTTTACCCTTTCCACCTTGGAAATCTGTTTCTACACACAAAACAATATGCAAAGTCTGAAGAACAATTTTTAAATCTTATTCATTTCTATCCGGAATCATATTACGGTTACGTTGGGTTACTTGAACTATATTATGAGCAAAAGTTATGGGACAAGCTCTATGACTTAATCAATAATCTAGCAGCTGCAAAAAGAATTCATATACTACCGCGTAAATATCAATTATTTGTAAGCCAGTTTGGAGGCGCACACATTGAAAAAGGGGATTAA
- a CDS encoding DUF2194 domain-containing protein, with product MKKGINIYIGIISIILFLLIISILIYRTENFYQKFSVPKKETDTVKTLKAKDVAQNGQKMQLYVLKTDNTLGQQVEFNTKKAMDYAHLHYKDITANEIKGLTPSPYTGIIITGEIMEQLPQADIQNFVQMGGRIIIANRLDSDPSWNTLFGITKKEGFKDAKGLTFEEVLFPGYPDLSSSSPLFTHSSMNITLDENTTNTWITAEDTPILWTNDYGEGKVLYWNTTALNDKLGRGMFVQSLGTIFPTFATAQLGAEIMYIDDFPSPIPQGELKNLTTEKISVEEFYKKHWWKNMKDISEELDIKYTGVAIGTYQNKVTPPFEDFTGKNRNTYLLFGRELLSHGGEIGIHGYNHQPLLLPPDPVDKALEYVPWNSKEDMESSLDALQKLVYNFFPNEKLKTYVPPSNIINTTGLNALNDAVPTMETVASLYVGSKSNGSLIQEFGPDEYNKNIYHFPRITSGYAITDEEQFILTDVTANLGVISHFVHPDDILDEKRSGELTWEELFKAYKTTIKEIREKYPYIKSMTQSEATASMKIYQTGDLDVSYEDDAVHIAYKGLPNHTSTIIRVEEGKKIQPGSFSYGTVKKLDSQIYSVTLTKASATIPIKGE from the coding sequence TTGAAAAAGGGGATTAATATATATATCGGGATTATTAGTATCATTTTATTTCTCTTAATTATATCCATCCTTATATATCGAACAGAAAATTTTTATCAAAAATTTTCTGTTCCTAAAAAAGAAACAGATACTGTTAAAACACTCAAAGCGAAAGATGTAGCTCAAAATGGACAGAAAATGCAATTATACGTTTTAAAAACGGATAATACATTAGGGCAACAAGTCGAATTTAATACGAAGAAGGCAATGGATTACGCACACCTACACTATAAAGATATTACAGCTAATGAAATTAAGGGACTTACTCCTTCTCCCTATACAGGGATTATTATTACAGGTGAAATAATGGAGCAACTTCCACAAGCCGATATTCAAAATTTTGTACAAATGGGCGGAAGGATTATTATCGCAAACCGACTTGATTCAGATCCTTCATGGAACACATTATTTGGTATTACGAAAAAAGAAGGTTTCAAAGATGCGAAAGGATTAACCTTTGAAGAAGTTTTATTCCCTGGTTATCCAGATCTCTCAAGTTCTTCTCCATTGTTTACTCATAGCTCAATGAATATTACGCTAGATGAGAATACAACTAATACCTGGATTACAGCGGAAGATACTCCCATCCTTTGGACCAATGACTACGGTGAAGGAAAAGTCCTATATTGGAATACAACAGCATTGAACGATAAATTAGGTAGAGGTATGTTCGTTCAATCACTGGGTACTATTTTCCCGACTTTCGCTACAGCACAACTTGGAGCGGAGATTATGTATATCGATGACTTCCCATCTCCGATTCCACAGGGAGAACTAAAAAACTTAACAACAGAAAAAATTTCTGTTGAAGAATTTTATAAAAAACATTGGTGGAAAAATATGAAGGATATCTCTGAAGAGCTTGATATTAAATATACGGGGGTTGCAATTGGGACATACCAAAATAAAGTAACGCCACCTTTTGAAGATTTCACAGGTAAAAATAGAAATACCTATTTATTATTTGGAAGAGAATTATTAAGTCACGGCGGGGAAATCGGTATTCATGGCTATAACCATCAACCTTTATTATTACCACCAGACCCAGTAGATAAAGCACTTGAATATGTTCCTTGGAATTCAAAAGAGGATATGGAGAGTTCCTTGGATGCTCTACAAAAACTCGTGTATAACTTCTTTCCAAACGAAAAACTAAAAACCTATGTACCACCATCCAATATTATAAATACAACTGGATTAAATGCATTAAACGACGCGGTTCCAACTATGGAAACAGTTGCTTCTCTATATGTGGGAAGTAAAAGTAACGGCAGTCTAATTCAAGAATTTGGTCCAGATGAATATAACAAAAACATTTATCACTTCCCGCGTATTACGAGTGGCTATGCCATCACAGATGAAGAGCAATTTATCTTAACTGATGTTACCGCAAATTTAGGGGTTATCTCACATTTCGTCCATCCAGATGATATCCTTGATGAAAAACGATCAGGTGAATTAACATGGGAAGAATTATTTAAAGCTTATAAAACGACAATTAAAGAAATACGAGAAAAATATCCTTATATAAAAAGTATGACCCAAAGTGAAGCAACTGCTTCTATGAAAATTTATCAAACTGGTGACCTAGATGTTTCTTATGAAGATGATGCTGTTCACATTGCATATAAAGGGTTGCCAAATCATACTTCAACAATTATACGTGTAGAAGAGGGTAAGAAGATACAACCTGGCTCATTCTCTTACGGTACGGTTAAAAAGCTTGATTCCCAAATTTATAGCGTTACGTTAACGAAAGCCAGTGCTACGATCCCAATTAAAGGAGAATAA
- the sodA gene encoding superoxide dismutase [Mn]: MSSFQLPKLSYDYDELEPYIDSNTLSIHHGKHHATYVNNLNATLENYIELHNKSLEELLCNLDDLPKEIVTAVRNNGGGHYCHSLFWEVMSPRGGGEPNGDVAKVIDYYFNTFDNLKDQLSKAAISRFGSGYGWLVLDGEELAVMSTPNQDTPLQEGKIPLLVIDVWEHAYYLKYQNRRPEFVTNWWHTVNWERVNEKYLQAIQSQKH; encoded by the coding sequence ATGTCTTCATTTCAATTGCCAAAGCTTTCATATGACTATGATGAACTAGAGCCATATATCGATAGCAATACACTCTCCATTCATCACGGAAAGCACCATGCGACGTATGTAAACAATTTAAATGCTACTTTAGAAAATTATATTGAATTACATAATAAATCTTTAGAAGAGTTACTATGTAATTTAGATGATTTACCAAAAGAAATTGTTACAGCTGTAAGAAATAACGGTGGTGGACATTATTGTCATAGTCTTTTTTGGGAAGTGATGAGCCCACGAGGTGGCGGCGAGCCTAATGGAGACGTTGCAAAAGTAATTGATTATTATTTCAATACCTTTGACAACTTAAAAGACCAACTGTCCAAAGCGGCCATTAGTCGTTTTGGAAGTGGATATGGATGGCTTGTTCTTGATGGTGAAGAACTCGCTGTTATGAGTACACCAAATCAAGATACACCTTTGCAAGAAGGAAAAATTCCATTACTCGTCATCGATGTATGGGAACATGCCTATTATTTAAAGTATCAAAATCGGCGCCCTGAGTTTGTTACCAACTGGTGGCATACGGTAAACTGGGAACGCGTAAACGAAAAATATTTACAAGCAATTCAATCACAAAAACATTAG
- a CDS encoding NAD-dependent epimerase/dehydratase family protein: protein MGMMKVKKVLVLGGTRFFGKHLVEALLQAGHDITIATRGITEDSFGYTVKRIVVDREDEKLLEERLEGKSYDVVYDNLCYSSNAAKIVCEVLKGKTKKYIMTSSMAVYEPALDLAEENFNPYEYAITYGDRNDFNYSEGKRLAEAALFQHATFPAVAVRFPVVIGENDYTKRLQFYVEHIVKQESIVVDHVDGELSFIHEKEAGQFLAWCGMESIEGPINACSNGVVSTEEIIYFIEEKTGIKALIQEAGENIAPYNEVTNCTLHNGKARELGFLFRELKLEIKNVLQQYISTMK, encoded by the coding sequence ATGGGGATGATGAAGGTGAAAAAAGTATTGGTGCTAGGGGGAACAAGGTTTTTCGGCAAACATTTAGTAGAAGCACTTTTACAAGCTGGGCATGATATAACAATTGCTACGCGGGGAATTACCGAAGATTCCTTTGGGTATACAGTAAAAAGAATTGTAGTAGATAGAGAAGACGAAAAGTTACTGGAAGAGCGTTTGGAAGGTAAAAGCTATGATGTTGTATACGATAATTTATGTTATAGCTCGAATGCAGCGAAGATAGTGTGTGAAGTGTTGAAAGGAAAAACGAAGAAGTATATTATGACATCTTCAATGGCTGTCTATGAGCCTGCGCTAGACTTGGCAGAAGAGAACTTTAATCCGTACGAGTATGCGATTACGTATGGGGATAGGAATGATTTTAATTATAGTGAAGGCAAGCGATTAGCCGAAGCGGCTTTATTTCAACATGCAACATTCCCAGCCGTTGCAGTGCGTTTTCCAGTTGTTATTGGAGAAAACGATTATACGAAAAGGTTACAATTTTACGTTGAACATATTGTGAAGCAAGAGTCTATCGTTGTGGATCATGTAGATGGAGAGTTGTCGTTTATACATGAAAAAGAAGCAGGGCAGTTTTTAGCTTGGTGCGGGATGGAAAGCATAGAAGGGCCAATTAATGCCTGTAGTAACGGGGTAGTTTCCACGGAAGAAATTATTTATTTCATAGAAGAGAAAACGGGGATAAAAGCGCTCATTCAAGAAGCAGGAGAAAATATAGCTCCTTATAATGAAGTAACTAACTGTACGTTACATAACGGAAAGGCTCGTGAATTAGGATTTTTGTTCCGAGAGCTGAAACTAGAAATAAAAAATGTTTTACAACAGTACATAAGTACAATGAAGTAA
- a CDS encoding nitric oxide synthase oxygenase, translating into MSKTKQLIEEASNFITICYKELNKEQLIKERMEEILIEIEKTGTYEHTFEELVHGSRMAWRNSNRCIGRLFWSKMHILDAREVNDEEGLYNALIHHIKYATNDGKVKPTITIFKQYQGEENNIRIYNHQLIRYAGYKTEIGVIGDSHSTAFTDFCQELGWQGEGTNFDVLPLVFSINGKAPTYKEIPREEVKEVPIEHPEYPISSLGAKWYGVPMISDMRLEIGGISYTAAPFNGWYMGTEIGARNLADHDRYNLLPAVAEMMELDTSRNGTLWKDKALIELNIAVLHSFKKQGVSIVDHHTAAQQFQQFEKQEAACGRVVTGNWVWLIPPLSPATTHIYHKPYPNEILKPNFFHK; encoded by the coding sequence ATGAGTAAAACGAAACAATTAATAGAGGAAGCAAGTAACTTTATTACTATTTGCTATAAGGAACTTAATAAAGAGCAATTAATAAAAGAGCGTATGGAAGAAATTTTAATAGAGATAGAGAAGACGGGGACGTATGAGCATACATTTGAAGAACTTGTTCATGGATCGCGAATGGCATGGCGCAATAGTAATCGATGTATCGGAAGACTATTTTGGAGTAAGATGCACATATTAGATGCACGTGAAGTAAATGATGAGGAAGGTTTATATAATGCATTAATTCATCATATTAAATATGCAACGAACGATGGGAAAGTTAAACCGACGATTACAATTTTTAAGCAATATCAAGGTGAAGAAAATAATATACGAATTTATAATCACCAATTGATTCGGTATGCAGGATATAAAACAGAAATAGGGGTGATTGGTGACTCTCATTCTACTGCGTTTACGGATTTTTGCCAGGAACTTGGATGGCAAGGAGAAGGTACGAATTTCGATGTATTGCCACTTGTTTTTTCTATAAACGGGAAGGCGCCTACATATAAAGAAATTCCGAGAGAAGAAGTAAAAGAAGTGCCAATTGAACACCCAGAATACCCGATTTCATCCCTTGGAGCAAAATGGTATGGGGTTCCAATGATTTCAGATATGCGCTTAGAAATTGGCGGTATTTCCTATACAGCCGCTCCGTTCAATGGATGGTATATGGGGACGGAGATTGGGGCACGTAACTTAGCGGATCATGATCGTTATAATTTACTGCCGGCTGTTGCGGAGATGATGGAGTTAGATACATCGAGAAACGGTACGTTATGGAAAGACAAGGCACTAATTGAGTTGAATATTGCTGTATTACATTCCTTCAAAAAACAAGGAGTTAGTATTGTGGATCACCATACAGCTGCACAACAATTTCAACAATTTGAGAAGCAAGAAGCAGCATGTGGACGGGTTGTAACAGGCAATTGGGTGTGGCTCATTCCACCGCTGTCACCAGCTACCACTCATATTTATCATAAACCGTATCCGAATGAAATTTTGAAGCCGAATTTCTTTCATAAATGA
- a CDS encoding endo alpha-1,4 polygalactosaminidase encodes MEWKRSICFLAIFSFIFSSSTSAQANVVESVLKNVRSYKIYYGEANEQVIERLSKYDMVIIEPYAFTKEQVQQLKKSGTVVLGYVSVLELESWHKSQVVESDYYYRDGKKMKIEQWDTYIMNLADEHYRGIVVNKVKQQAIGKGIDGVFLDTVGDIDDYFYDQPSTQGEFREAYVNLLKEIKSVDSNLLLIQNWGFDTIKNTSLNFIHGVLWEDFNKQVIAKDEWSQNWMRYFKQQSNKIVTFTVTPNNVSKKYSSINGFIPTINPNDIYDK; translated from the coding sequence ATGGAGTGGAAACGTTCTATATGCTTTTTAGCTATATTTTCTTTTATTTTTTCTTCAAGTACATCCGCACAAGCAAATGTTGTGGAATCAGTTTTAAAAAATGTACGAAGTTATAAAATTTATTATGGTGAAGCAAATGAGCAAGTAATTGAGAGACTTTCAAAGTATGACATGGTTATTATAGAGCCATATGCATTTACAAAAGAGCAGGTTCAGCAATTAAAAAAATCAGGAACGGTAGTCCTTGGGTATGTTAGTGTTTTAGAATTAGAATCGTGGCATAAATCGCAAGTAGTTGAATCAGACTATTATTATAGAGACGGTAAGAAAATGAAGATTGAGCAATGGGATACATATATTATGAATTTAGCTGATGAACATTACCGTGGGATTGTTGTGAATAAGGTGAAACAGCAAGCTATTGGAAAAGGAATAGATGGGGTGTTTTTAGATACAGTTGGTGATATTGATGACTATTTTTATGATCAGCCGTCTACACAAGGGGAATTTCGAGAAGCATATGTAAATTTATTAAAAGAAATTAAAAGTGTTGATTCCAACTTGCTTCTTATACAGAATTGGGGATTTGACACAATCAAGAACACATCCTTGAATTTTATACATGGTGTACTGTGGGAAGACTTCAATAAACAAGTTATTGCGAAAGATGAATGGAGTCAAAATTGGATGCGCTATTTTAAACAACAAAGTAATAAAATTGTAACGTTTACCGTTACTCCAAATAATGTATCTAAAAAATATAGTTCTATAAATGGATTTATTCCTACAATCAATCCGAATGATATTTATGATAAATAG
- a CDS encoding BCCT family transporter produces MRMKSRKTDWPVFLISGGSLLLFVIAVILNKSYVEGVINSSFAASIKYFGAFWQVLLIGTFIVAMCMAFSKYGRVKLGGLEKPEISTTKWLAIIMSTLLAGGGVFWAAAEPMYHLMTVPPIHEGITAGTKEAVMPALAQSYMHWGFLAWTILGTISAVVMMYGHYHKGMPLKPRTLLYPIFGEKLRKSWLGTMIDVFAIIAVAAGTIGPIGFLGLQASYGLQALFDIPDVFTTQLAIIVCVVAVSTISAVTGIDKGIQIISNLNVRLAVLLMVFVLLFGPGGFIIDSFVSSFGFYINEFIPMSTYRGDTGWLGSWTIFFWGWFIGYGPMMAILVSRISRGRTIREIIVAIGIIAPIITTFWFTILGGSGVFYELMKPGSISTALSESGMPAAMIAITEQLPLSNIIGPAFLLLTILFVVTTGDSMAYSISMAVTGDGDPRISLRVFWSLIMGTVAAILLYMGEGSINALQSFIVVTAVPVSILLFPMLWLAPKVAGELALKQGIVKEEEKTSFLFQKASKSK; encoded by the coding sequence ATGAGAATGAAGAGTCGAAAAACGGATTGGCCTGTATTTCTTATTAGTGGTGGCTCACTTTTATTATTTGTAATTGCAGTTATTTTAAATAAAAGTTACGTAGAGGGAGTCATTAATAGCAGTTTTGCAGCTTCAATTAAATATTTTGGTGCCTTTTGGCAGGTTTTATTAATTGGTACATTTATTGTGGCAATGTGTATGGCGTTTTCGAAATATGGGAGAGTTAAACTTGGGGGGCTAGAAAAACCTGAGATTAGTACGACAAAATGGCTCGCTATTATTATGTCTACATTGCTTGCCGGAGGTGGCGTTTTTTGGGCAGCTGCAGAGCCGATGTACCATTTGATGACGGTGCCACCAATACATGAAGGTATAACTGCTGGAACGAAAGAAGCGGTAATGCCTGCTTTAGCACAAAGCTATATGCACTGGGGTTTCCTCGCTTGGACGATTTTAGGTACAATTAGTGCGGTAGTTATGATGTACGGACATTATCATAAAGGTATGCCGTTAAAACCTCGAACACTTTTATATCCTATTTTTGGAGAGAAGTTGCGAAAGAGTTGGCTTGGAACAATGATCGATGTATTTGCCATTATCGCGGTAGCTGCAGGGACGATTGGTCCGATCGGATTTTTAGGACTACAAGCAAGTTATGGGTTACAAGCATTGTTTGACATTCCTGATGTGTTTACTACTCAATTAGCGATTATTGTTTGTGTAGTAGCTGTTTCTACTATATCTGCGGTAACGGGAATTGATAAAGGGATTCAAATTATAAGTAATTTAAATGTTAGGTTAGCAGTTTTATTAATGGTATTCGTATTACTGTTTGGACCAGGTGGATTTATTATTGATTCATTTGTTTCTTCGTTTGGATTTTATATAAATGAATTTATTCCAATGAGCACATATCGTGGTGATACAGGTTGGTTAGGGTCGTGGACAATCTTTTTCTGGGGATGGTTTATTGGATATGGACCGATGATGGCAATTTTAGTGAGTCGTATTTCAAGAGGCAGAACAATCCGAGAAATCATCGTTGCAATTGGAATTATTGCACCTATTATTACAACGTTTTGGTTTACGATTTTGGGAGGGTCAGGTGTATTTTATGAGTTAATGAAGCCTGGTTCTATTTCGACCGCATTAAGTGAATCTGGTATGCCAGCGGCTATGATTGCAATTACAGAGCAACTGCCACTCTCTAATATTATTGGACCTGCATTTCTTTTATTAACAATCTTATTTGTAGTGACAACAGGAGATTCAATGGCTTATTCGATTTCAATGGCAGTGACTGGAGATGGAGATCCTAGAATTAGTTTGCGAGTGTTTTGGTCGCTTATTATGGGAACAGTTGCAGCGATTCTTTTATACATGGGTGAGGGAAGTATTAATGCATTACAATCATTCATCGTAGTAACAGCTGTCCCGGTATCCATTCTGTTATTCCCAATGCTATGGCTAGCGCCTAAAGTTGCAGGGGAATTAGCCTTAAAACAAGGTATTGTAAAAGAAGAAGAGAAAACTTCTTTCTTATTCCAAAAAGCTAGTAAATCAAAATAA